In one Ananas comosus cultivar F153 linkage group 12, ASM154086v1, whole genome shotgun sequence genomic region, the following are encoded:
- the LOC109718150 gene encoding ATP-dependent 6-phosphofructokinase 3-like: MEGESKAEKKLVYGDWGYVLDDVPHLTDYLPDLPTYPNPLQDNPAYSVVKQYFVNSDDTVTQKIVVQKNSPRGIHFRRAGPRQRVYFESDEVRACIVTCGGLCPGLNTVIREIVCGLYDMYGVTKILGIEDGYKGFYARNTVTLTPKSVNDIHKRGGTILGTSRGGHDTLKIADSIEDRGINQVYIIGGDGTQKGASVIFEEIKMRGLKVAVAGIPKTIDNDIAVIDKSFGFDTAVEEAQRAINAAHVESESVENGIGLVKLMGRYSGFIAMYATLASRDVDCCLIPESPFYLEGKGGLLEYIEKRLKENGHMVIVVAEGAGQQLIAESMRTMDHADASGNKLLLDVGLWLSQKIKDHFATARKKMPINLKYIDPTYMIRAVPSNASDNVYCTLLAHSAIHGAMAGYTGFTVGPVNGRHAYIPFYNITEKQNKVVITDRMWARLLSSTNQPSFLSKKEIEEGTRKEEVPQTQLLDEGNSRANEKAEEQLEHNGPVSNGSI; encoded by the exons ATGGAGGGAGAGAGCAAGGCCGAGAAGAAGCTCGTCTATGGAGATTGGGGCTACGTGCTCGACGACGTGCCTCACCTCACCGATTACCTCCCCGATCTGCCT ACTTATCCGAATCCTCTCCAAGACAATCCAGCATACTCTGTTGTGAA GCAGTATTTTGTTAATTCAGATGATACTGTCACTCAAAAG ATTGTGGTTCAAAAGAACAGCCCCCGAGGGATACATTTTCGACGTGCTGGACCTCGCCAGAGG GTGTATTTTGAATCTGATGAGGTGCGCGCGTGTATTGTGACATGCGGAGGCCTGTGTCCTGGGCTTAACACAGTGATAAGGGAAATTGTATGTGGCTTGTATGATATGTATGGCGTAACCAAAATCCTTGGCATAGAA GATGGATACAAAGGTTTTTATGCGCGCAATACAGTTACCCTGACCCCCAAGAGTGTCAACGACATTCACAAAAGGGGGGGTACTATCCTTGGAACATCACGGGGAGGTCACGACACATTAAAGATTGCTGACAGCATTGAGGATCGTGGAATTAATCAG GTTTATATAATTGGAGGAGATGGTACTCAAAAAGGTGCCTCTGTGATTTTCGAG GAAATAAAAATGCGGGGTCTCAAAGTTGCTGTTGCAGGCATTCCGAAGACCATAGATAATGACATTGCG GTAATCGACAAGTCATTTGGTTTTGATACTGCTGTAGAGGAGGCCCAAAGGGCTATAAATGCAGCTCATGTGGAGTCTGAAAGTGTGGAGAATGGTATAGGCCTCGTGAAGTTAATGGGTCGCTACAGTG GCTTTATCGCAATGTATGCTACCCTTGCTAGTCGAGACGTG GACTGTTGCTTGATTCCAGAATCACCCTTCTATCTAGAAGGGAAAGGTGGGCTCTTAGAATACATTGAAAAGCGTCTTAAAGAGAACGGCCACATGGTTATTGTTGTTGCCGAAGGAGCAGGACAGCAGCTCATTGCTGAAAGTATGCGAACCATGGACCATGCAGATGCTTCTGGGAATAAGCTCCTTCTAGACGTTGGGCTTTGGTTGTCTCAAAAGATCAAG GATCATTTCGCAACAGCGAGAAAGAAGATGCCCATTAATCTGAAATATATAG ATCCAACATACATGATACGTGCAGTTCCGAGTAACGCATCGGACAATGTCTATTGCACTTTACTGGCGCACAGCGCCATCCACGGTGCCATGGCGGGATACACTGGTTTCACTGTTGGGCCCGTTAATGGCCGGCATGCGTATATTCCCTTCTAC AATATCACAGAGAAGCAAAACAAGGTGGTGATAACCGACCGTATGTGGGCTAGGCTTCTGTCGTCGACCAACCAACCGAGCTTTTTAAGCAAGAAAGAGATCGAGGAGGGGACCAGGAAGGAAGAAGTACCGCAGACCCAGCTTTTAGACGAGGGGAATTCTAGGGCTAACGAGAAAGCCGAGGAACAGCTTGAACATAACGGCCCTGTTAGCAACGGCTCTATTTAA
- the LOC109718149 gene encoding uncharacterized protein LOC109718149, with the protein MLESPPHLSQNPNMRSLRDLLHHRNLLSLNKARSLSISRSPSSNLPRGSNRSHESKHSHRRFALTGTLGRRDEPRVWYSSGCPDGSRSGWASYDPLSDQLLDREDERRSNSEEDERRYSEGDGSNGESASPVWAFYDPVAGRLVTRAAAGEEEPSRIDENYKSGKKFVRKDKNLKEDLSVSNETSRVSSGLDSNMRSPTARKRAGKVKVSFVCENCGASFGQWWGNCRSCSASGTLKKFLEPEVNKLRGIDVSEAVARAWLPQHAGRLVPQSLAEVNKDRDPSEWRIPLSGHFGTEVGRVLGGGIVPGSLVLVGGDPGVGKSTLLLQMAAIIAQGFNRKEPAPVVYVSGEESIEQIGNRADRMRITTGNLYLYSSTDIEDILDKIKPLSPEALIIDSIQTVYLRGIAGSAGNIVQVKECTSTLLRFAKQTNIPVLLIGHVTKTGDIAGPRILEHIVDAVLYMEGESYSTYRLLRSVKNRFGSTDELGVFEMTESGLQAVSDPSNMFLTEQNSDSEILAGIAVAVVVDGSRAFVIEVQALCVSGSSAARHVNGIQQSRSDMIISVLMKQAGLKLQDNAIFLNVVSGFKLTETAGDLAIAAAICSSFLEFPIPNDVAFIGEVGLGGELRTVPRMDKRVVAIAKLGYKKCIVPKTAEKTLASLNLDIRVLGCRNLKEVINTVFQSEYNA; encoded by the exons ATGCTTGAATCCCCTCCCcatctctctcaaaaccctaacaTGCGTTCGCTCCGCGATCTCCTCCACCATAGGAACCTCCTCAGCCTCAACAAAGCTCGTTCCCTGTCCATTTCTCGATCTCCCTCCTCAAACCTCCCCAGAGGATCCAATCGCTCTCACGAATCGAAGCATTCACACCGGAGATTCGCCCTCACCGGAACCCTAGGCCGGCGGGATGAACCTAGGGTTTGGTACAGCTCCGGCTGCCCCGATGGTAGCCGTAGTGGCTGGGCTTCCTATGATCCCCTTTCCGATCAGCTCCTGGATCGCGAAGATGAGAGGCGGAGTAATTCCGAGGAGGACGAGAGAAGGTATTCTGAAGGGGACGGGAGCAACGGAGAGAGCGCATCTCCGGTTTGGGCGTTCTATGATCCGGTGGCGGGAAGGCTCGTAACTAGGGCAGCAGCCGGAGAAGAGGAACCGAGCAGGATCGACGAGAATTATAAGAGTGGGAAGAAATTTGTTAGGAAAGATAAGAATTTGAAAGAGGATTTGAGTGTGAGCAATGAGACGAGTAGGGTTTCCTCGGGCTTGGATTCAAATATGCGGTCGCCGACTGCTAGGAAGAGGGCGGGGAAGGTGAAGGTGTCTTTTGTTTGTGAGAATTGTGGCGCGAGCTTTGGGCAGTGGTGGGGCAATTGCCGCTCGTGCAGCGCGAGTGGCACGCTAAAGAAGTTTCTAGAACCTGAAGTCAATAAGTTGAGAGGCATTGATGTCTCCGAAGCAGTGGCAAGGGCATGGCTGCCGCAGCACGCTGGAAGGTTGGTTCCACAAAGTTTAGCAGAAGTTAACAAGGACAGGGACCCATCTGAATGGCGAATTCCACT ATCTGGACATTTTGGAACAGAGGTTGGCAGAGTGCTTGGAGGTGGTATCGTACCTG GCTCTTTGGTTTTAGTTGGTGGAGATCCAGGTGTTGGCAAAAGTACACTACTGTTACAG ATGGCTGCTATTATAGCTCAAGGATTCAACCGGAAGGAGCCTGCTCCAGTTGTATATGTCTCTGGTGAGGAG AGCATTGAACAGATTGGAAATAGGGCTGATCGCATGCGGATTACAACCGGAAATCTTTATTTGTACTCGAGTACAGATATTGAG GACATTTTGGATAAAATCAAACCGCTCTCTCCTGAAGCACTTATCATAGATTCCATACAGACTGTTTATTTGAGAGGAATAGCTGGAAGTGCTGGGAATATTGTGCAG GTTAAGGAGTGCACCTCAACTTTGCTGCGATTTGCTAAGCAGACAAATATTCCTGTTCTCTTA ATAGGACATGTTACAAAAACGGGAGATATTGCTGGCCCTCGTATTTTAGAGCACATAGTTGATGCTGTTTTATATATGGAG GGCGAGAGCTACTCAACCTACCGATTGTTGCGATCCGTGAAAAATCGTTTTGGCTCGACAGATGAG CTTGGGGTGTTTGAAATGACAGAATCTGGCCTACAAGCTGTTTCAGATCCTAGTAATATGTTCTTAACTGAACAAAACTCTGATTCTGAGATCTTAGCTGGAATTGCAGTTGCTGTGGTTGTGGATGGGTCTCGGGCATTTGTCATTGAAGTCCAG GCATTGTGTGTATCTGGCTCGTCAGCTGCACGGCATGTGAATGGAATACAACAAAGCAGGTCTGACATGATAATTTCT GTTCTCATGAAGCAAGCGGGTCTAAAGCTGCAAGATAAT GCTATTTTTCTCAATGTTGTTAGTGGATTTAAGTTGACGGAAACAGCAGGTGATCTCGCAATAGCAGCTGCTATTTGCAGCAG TTTCTTGGAATTTCCAATTCCAAATGATGTTGCATTCATCGGAGAAGTCGGCTTAGGTGGCGAGCTTCGCACA GTCCCGAGAATGGATAAAAGGGTGGTAGCTATTGCTAAACTGGGGTACAAGAAATGCATCGTACCTAAAACGGCCGAGAAAACGCTTGCTTCACTCAATCTGGATATTAGGGTATTGGGTTGCAGGAATTTGAAAGAGGTGATCAATACAGTTTTCCAGTCTGAATATAATGCTTAA
- the LOC109718615 gene encoding probable inositol oxygenase, protein MTITIEEPQLEIAVEEKGENPSDPKELLLDGGFVVPDSNAFGKTFRNYDAESERKKTVEEFYRVNHINQTYDFVKKMREEKYGKLNRVEMSIWESIELLNEFVDESDPDLDEPQIEHLLQTAEAIRKDYPNEDWLHLTGLIHDLGKVLLHKSFGELPQWAVVGDTFPVGCGFDECNVHHKYFKENPDYNNPKYNTKFGVYSEGCGLDNVLMSWGHDDYMYLVAKENKTTLPSAALFIIRYHSFYPLHKHGAYEYLMNEEDKENLKWLHVFNKYDLYSKSKVRIDVEKVKPYYLSLIEKYFPAKLRW, encoded by the exons ATGACGATCACAATTGAGGAACCTCAACTGG AAATAGCAGTAGAGGAGAAGGGTGAGAACCCATCTGACCCGAAGGAGTTGCTGTTGGATGGCGGATTCGTTGTGCCGGATTCGAACGCTTTTGGCAAGACTTTTAG gaaCTATGATGCTGAATCTGAGAGGAAGAAGACCGTGGAAGAGTTCTATCGTGTCAATCACATCAACCAAACCTATGATTTT GTCAAGAAGATGAGGGAGGAGAAATATGGCAAGTTAAACAGGGTGGAAATGAGCATCTGGGAAAGCATTGAACTGCTTAACGAGTTTGTCGACGAAAGTGATCCTGATCTTGACGAGCCGCAGATTGAGCACCTGTTGCAAACTGCAGAAGCTATTCGGAAGGACTATCCCAATGAGGATTGGTTGCATCTTACTGGACTAATTCACG ATCTTGGGAAGGTTCTTTTGCACAAAAGCTTTGGGGAGCTTCCCCAGTGGGCTGTTGTGG GTGACACATTCCCTGTTGGATGTGGTTTTGATGAGTGCAATGTGCACCACAAG TACTTTAAAGAGAACCCTGACTACAACAATCCTAAATACAACACCAAATTTGGAGTTTATTCTGAAGGATGTGGACTGGACAATGTGTTAATGTCCTGGGGACATGATGACTATATGTACTTG GTGGCTAAGGAGAACAAGACCACTCTCCCTTCAGCTGCACTGTTTATCATTCGATACCATTCATTTTATC CTCTTCACAAGCATGGGGCCTATGAGTACTTAATGAATGAGGAGGACAAGGAGAATCTGAAGTGGCTCCACGTTTTTAA CAAGTATGATTTATACAGCAAGAGCAAAGTGAGGATTGATGTGGAGAAGGTGAAGCCATACTACCTCTCACTTATTGAGAAG taTTTCCCTGCGAAGTTGAGATGGTGA